In the Hordeum vulgare subsp. vulgare chromosome 7H, MorexV3_pseudomolecules_assembly, whole genome shotgun sequence genome, one interval contains:
- the LOC123412033 gene encoding uncharacterized protein LOC123412033, whose protein sequence is MAAAGKSKEADAARCRRHPSHRHAAGVCPFCLSDRLSRISAANDASGSSAASSPRSSGDASVASAQTAPPPCREARRARLGMLMRQDQPGAAAGGRHGKQEAAEAEEEKKKPAKRGNFWTRLQQASWYRRDGCSVAHSKAAAGKKGGAAAPPHKRAASLF, encoded by the coding sequence ATGGCCGCGGCGGGCAAGTCCAAGGAGGCGGACGCGGCGCGGTGCAGGAGGCACCCGAGCCACCGGCACGCGGCGGGCGTGTGCCCCTTCTGCCTCAGCGACCGCCTCTCGCGCATCTCCGCCGCCAACGACGCCTCCGGGTCGTCGGCGGCGTCCTCGCCGCGCTCGTCCGGGGACGCGAGCGTCGCGTCGGCCCAGACGGCGCCGCCGCCCTGCCGCGAGGCCCGGCGGGCGAGGCTCGGCATGCTGATGCGGCAGGACCAGCCGGGGGCGGCCGCGGGCGGCCGCCACGGCAAGCaggaggcggcggaggcggaggaggagaagaagaagccggCGAAGAGGGGCAACTTCTGGACCCGGCTGCAGCAGGCGAGCTGGTACAGGAGGGACGGCTGCTCGGTGGCGCACTCCAAGGCGGCGGCCGGGAAGAAGGGgggcgccgccgcgccgccgcacaAGCGGGCGGCGTCGCTGTTCTGA
- the LOC123412032 gene encoding LMBR1 domain-containing protein 2 homolog A-like has protein sequence MWVFYLIALPLTVGMVAATLRYFAGPAVPLHVLATVGYAWLCSLSFVILVPTDIYTTITGNQKGDVGFFWSWSYWSTFVLAWAIIPTIKGYEDAGDFTVKERLKTSIRANLLYYEIVGAIGFSGIVLIIIMHHDWGGAILGFAMACSNTFGLVTGAFLLGFGLSEIPKDIWRNADWTRRQKILSHMIAKMAVKLDNARQEYCNTISVVQATSSQMSKRDPLKPFMDIIDNMLAQMLRDDPLFKLSGGNKLAENDMDYDTDEKTMAALRRRLRIAHEEYCRCKSKYTTSVMEALELEDTVTNYEQHDADAWKYVSDLRESRTGTLGSFLDHIEFIWRCILLNRLLKVLSVLLGCISAAILLAEATLLPTGVHLSLFSVLINAAGKQEVLVQVVAFAPLMYMCICTYYPLFRIGMMVVYSLTPGQTSPVSLLMICSMVARYAPAISYNFLNLVHLGGDVRTTFEKRMGSIDDAVPFFGRNFNRIYPLIMVVYTILVAGNFFGYLFEIFGSWKRFKFWTEEEEDTNGFDPSGVMILQKERSWIEQARKLGEQATPLARNFSSVSEDVESGNMLQGIEKVVVIKAAPHSPKREGGAQAKYGVNADHKYSSITERQPTSQQLSVKQVKEETHPASVFLEAGDSENPSPPASVAPDPSAGTASRWASMKAGFRSFRSSMSSKRLLPSSLSRTSSSTSDSLDEIFRGLKRHSSNPRVDVEYLDEDDSALETDRAIR, from the exons ATGTGGGTCTTCTACCTGATAGCGCTGCCTCTGACGGTGGGGATGGTGGCGGCCACGCTCCGCTACTTCGCCGGCCCCGCCGTGCCGCTCCACGTCCTCGCCACCGTCGGCTACGCCTGGCTCTGCTCCCTCTCCTTCGTCATCCTCGTCCCCACCGACATCTACACG ACAATTACCGGCAACCAAAAGGGCGACGTCGGATTCTTTTGGAGCTGGTCTTATTGGAGCACATTTGTCTTAGCATG GGCTATCATTCCTACCATTAAAGGCTATGAGGATGCTGGAGATTTCACAGTTAAAGAAAGGCTTAAGACCAGTATCCGAGCGAACTTGCTCTATTATGAAATTGTGGGAGCTATCGGCTTTTCTGGAATAGTTCTGATCAtaatcatgcatcatgattg GGGTGGTGCTATCTTGGGCTTTGCGATGGCATGCTCAAATACCTTTGGACTAGTGACAGGTGCCTTTCTTCTTGGTTTTGGCTTGAGCGAAATTCCAAAGGATATATGGAGAAATGCTGATTGGACTCGACGCCAAAAAATTCTCTCTCACATGATTGCAAAGATGGCTGTAAAACTTGATAATGCTCGCCAAGAATATTGCAACACAATCTCT GTTGTTCAAGCCACATCGAGTCAAATGTCCAAGCGTGACCCACTAAAGCCTTTTATGGATATTATTGATAATATGCTGGCTCAAATG CTGAGAGATGACCCACTGTTCAAGCTTTCTGGTGGAAACAAACTAGCAGAAAATGATATGGATTATGATACTGACGAAAAAACAATGGCTGCACTTCGACGTAGACTTAGGATAGCTCATGAGGAGTACTGTAGGTGTAAAAG CAAATATACGACTTCTGTCATGGAAGCCCTTGAACTGGAAGACACAGTGACAAATTATGAACAACATGATGCAGATGCATG GAAATATGTATCAGATTTAAGGGAAAGTCGAACAGGCACACTAGGATCCTTCCTTGACCATATAG agttcatttggcgCTGTATACTGTTAAACCGACTCCTGAAAGTTCTTTCCGTTCTCCTTGGTTGCATCTCAGCTGCCATACTGTTGGCTGAGGCCACTTTGCTGCCAACTGGTGTCCATTTGTCACTTTTTTCCGTTCTTATAAATGCTGCAGGAAAGCAAGAAGTTTTAGTCCAG GTTGTTGCATTTGCTCCATTGATGTATATGTGCATTTGCACATATTATCCGCTCTTTAGGATAGGGATGATGGTGGTTTATTCACTGACTCCAGGACAAACTAGCCCTGTGAGCCTGCTTATGATCTGCTC AATGGTTGCAAGATACGCACCTGCTATTTCTTACAACTTTCTGAATCTCGTTCATCTTGGTGGTGATGTTAGAACTACTTTTGAGAAG AGGATGGGGAgcattgatgatgcagttccttTCTTTGGGAGAAACTTCAACAGAATATATCCACTCATTATGGTTGTTTACACTATACTGGTCGCGGGCAATTTCTTTGGATATCTGTTTGAAATATTTGGAAGCTGGAAACGGTTCAAATTCTGGACTGAGGAAGAAGAGGATACAAACGGATTTGATCCATCTGGAGTGATGATTCTACAGAAAG AAAGATCTTGGATTGAACAGGCGCGCAAGCTCGGCGAGCAGGCCACCCCATTGGCAAGAAACTTCAGTTCTGTAAGCGAAGACGTCGAATCTGGAAACATGCTGCAG GGTATAGAAAAGGTGGTGGTGATAAAAGCAGCTCCACATTCACCCAAGAGGGAAGGAGGAGCCCAGGCGAAATACGGTGTCAACGCTGACCACAAATACTCATCCATTACAGAACGACAACCCACCAGTCAACAGTTATCAGTTAAACAAGTGAAAGAGGAGACGCATCCCGCCTCTGTTTTCCTCGAAGCAGGGGACTctgaaaacccatctcctcctgcCAGCGTGGCACCAGACCCATCGGCCGGAACCGCGTCGCGATGGGCCTCGATGAAGGCGGGGTTTCGGAGCTTCAGGTCGAGCATGAGCTCCAAGAGGCTGCTTCCTTCGAGCCTGTCGCgcacgagctcgtcgacttcggaCTCGCTGGACGAGATCTTCCGGGGGCTGAAACGGCACTCGAGCAACCCGCGGGTTGATGTGGAGTACCTTGACGAGGATGACAGCGCCCTCGAAACGGATCGAGCCATTCGATGA